One genomic window of Clostridia bacterium includes the following:
- a CDS encoding ParA family protein gives MGRVIAVANQKGGVGKTTTAVNLGAALALRGRRVLLVDIDPQANATSGVGVRKEDVREGTYDSLIGRLPLRAVIRPTEIGGLDLAPSSIQLAGAEVELVGEERREYRLRAALEGVRGRYDYLLIDCPPSLGLLTLNGLVAADSVLIPIQCEYYALEGLGQLMRTVELVQKGLNPGLQLEGVLLTMFDARTNLAIQVVEQVKEHFRDKVFKTIVPRNVRLSEAPSFGQPVVTYDARCRGAEVYRELAEEVLANG, from the coding sequence GTGGGTCGAGTAATAGCCGTAGCTAACCAAAAGGGCGGGGTGGGGAAGACTACCACAGCGGTGAATTTAGGGGCGGCCCTGGCCCTGCGGGGGAGACGGGTGCTACTGGTGGATATCGATCCCCAGGCCAATGCCACCAGCGGGGTGGGGGTTAGAAAAGAGGATGTACGGGAAGGCACTTATGATAGTCTCATTGGGCGGTTGCCGCTGCGGGCGGTGATCAGGCCTACGGAGATTGGGGGGTTAGATTTAGCCCCATCCAGCATTCAGCTGGCGGGCGCGGAAGTGGAGCTGGTGGGAGAGGAAAGGCGAGAGTACCGGTTAAGAGCGGCGCTGGAAGGGGTGCGGGGCAGGTATGACTACTTGTTAATTGATTGCCCGCCTTCTTTGGGATTGCTTACGCTGAATGGCTTGGTGGCGGCCGATTCGGTGTTGATCCCCATCCAGTGCGAGTACTATGCCTTGGAGGGTTTGGGCCAGCTGATGCGGACGGTGGAGTTGGTTCAAAAAGGATTGAACCCCGGGTTGCAGTTGGAAGGGGTACTGCTGACGATGTTTGATGCTCGTACTAACTTGGCCATCCAAGTGGTGGAGCAGGTGAAGGAACATTTCCGCGATAAGGTCTTCAAGACCATTGTTCCCAGGAACGTGCGGCTAAGCGAGGCGCCTAGCTTCGGTCAGCCGGTTGTTACTTATGACGCCAGGTGCCGAGGGGCGGAGGTATACCGGGAGCTAGCAGAGGAGGTGTTGGCCAATGGCTAA